From a single Nostoc edaphicum CCNP1411 genomic region:
- a CDS encoding RNA-guided endonuclease InsQ/TnpB family protein gives MLHKVVQVRLYPSLEQQNQLAQAFGCARWWWNYALNKSIETYKETGKGLSRAALNAFLPTLKKAEGTVWLANCYSQVLQATTLNLTTAYKNFFEKRAGFPKFKSKHSKQSIQYPQNVKIVDGNVKLPGNIGIVKAKIHRLIEGKIKTVTVSKTPSGKYLASILTELDGENPVILEGKIYGIDLGLKHFAVVTDGEKLSFYDNPKHLAKHEKNLKRKQKKLARKVKGSNSRNRYRKVVAKVYERVSNSRQDFLHKLSYKLVSDSQAVIVENLHVKGMVCNHKLAKSISDAGWGTFTNFLAYKLERRGGKLVEIDRWFPSSKLCSNCFYQIGEMLLDVREWTCPHCHTHHSRDANAAANIRAEGIRMIKAEGSAVSAVGGEVRPKLGRKSKLRHSLVITEANTVLGTPSQCG, from the coding sequence GTGTTACACAAGGTTGTACAAGTCCGTTTATATCCGTCACTGGAACAGCAAAATCAACTAGCTCAAGCTTTTGGTTGCGCTCGTTGGTGGTGGAACTATGCCCTAAATAAGTCAATTGAAACTTATAAGGAGACGGGGAAAGGACTTAGCCGTGCAGCGCTCAACGCATTTCTTCCTACACTCAAAAAGGCAGAAGGGACGGTGTGGTTGGCTAACTGTTATAGTCAAGTTTTACAGGCTACAACACTCAATTTGACCACAGCATATAAGAACTTTTTTGAGAAACGTGCTGGATTTCCTAAGTTCAAATCCAAGCATAGTAAGCAGTCTATCCAGTATCCTCAAAACGTCAAGATTGTAGATGGGAATGTCAAACTCCCTGGTAATATTGGGATAGTTAAAGCCAAAATACATAGACTCATTGAGGGGAAAATAAAGACTGTTACTGTGAGCAAAACACCCTCTGGGAAATACCTTGCATCTATCCTGACTGAGTTGGATGGTGAAAATCCGGTTATTTTAGAAGGTAAAATTTATGGCATTGATTTAGGACTAAAACACTTTGCTGTCGTAACCGATGGCGAGAAATTATCTTTTTACGATAACCCTAAACACCTTGCAAAACATGAAAAAAATCTCAAGCGTAAGCAAAAGAAATTAGCACGTAAGGTTAAAGGGAGTAATTCAAGAAATAGATATAGAAAAGTTGTTGCTAAAGTATACGAACGAGTTAGTAACTCAAGGCAAGATTTTCTGCATAAACTTAGTTATAAGTTGGTCAGCGATAGCCAAGCTGTCATAGTAGAAAATCTTCATGTCAAGGGCATGGTTTGTAACCACAAATTAGCAAAATCAATATCTGATGCAGGATGGGGAACATTCACTAACTTTTTAGCCTATAAGCTAGAACGCAGAGGTGGAAAGTTGGTTGAGATTGATAGATGGTTCCCCAGTTCTAAGCTTTGCTCTAATTGTTTCTATCAAATAGGTGAAATGCTATTGGATGTCCGTGAGTGGACTTGTCCTCATTGTCATACTCATCATTCGCGGGATGCAAACGCAGCCGCAAATATTAGAGCAGAGGGTATCAGAATGATAAAGGCGGAAGGTTCAGCCGTCTCTGCTGTAGGAGGGGAGGTAAGACCAAAACTAGGGCGAAAGTCCAAGTTGCGGCACTCCCTCGTGATTACAGAAGCCAACACTGTACTTGGTACTCCAAGTCAGTGTGGGTAG
- a CDS encoding DnaJ C-terminal domain-containing protein yields MAATDFKDYYAILGVSKTASPEEIKQAFRKLARKYHPDVNPNNKQAEARFKEVSEAYEVVSDPDKRKKYDQFGQYWKQAGEGFPSGGVGADMGNFDFSQYGNFDEFINELLGRFGGAAPRGGRQSYSQSYSPRNPTGAPSGFGGFNDFGFQDAGAGTNQDSEAAIALTFAEAFNGVQKRFSLGNETIDVRIPSGSKTGTRLRVRGKGQINPMTQQRGDLYLKVELQPHSFFQMEGDNLMCEVAITPDEATLGASIDVPTPDGSVNVKLPAGVRSGQSLRLRGKGWPLAKGGRGDQLVKVAIVPPKDLSQQEREYYEKIRAIRTYNPRSHLNQVRL; encoded by the coding sequence ATGGCTGCAACCGACTTCAAGGACTATTACGCTATTTTGGGAGTTAGTAAGACTGCCAGTCCAGAGGAAATTAAACAAGCTTTTCGTAAATTAGCCCGCAAATATCACCCTGATGTCAACCCAAACAACAAACAGGCAGAAGCACGCTTCAAAGAAGTTAGCGAAGCCTACGAAGTTGTATCAGATCCAGATAAACGCAAAAAATACGACCAATTCGGTCAATATTGGAAACAAGCTGGTGAAGGTTTCCCATCTGGCGGTGTTGGTGCCGATATGGGTAACTTTGACTTCAGTCAATACGGCAATTTTGATGAGTTTATTAATGAGTTGCTAGGACGCTTTGGTGGTGCTGCCCCTCGTGGTGGGCGACAAAGTTACTCACAAAGTTACTCTCCCCGTAATCCTACGGGTGCGCCAAGTGGTTTTGGCGGCTTTAACGATTTTGGGTTTCAAGATGCAGGTGCAGGTACTAACCAGGATAGTGAAGCTGCGATCGCTCTAACTTTTGCTGAAGCATTTAATGGTGTGCAAAAGCGGTTCAGTTTAGGTAACGAAACAATAGATGTCCGCATCCCATCTGGTTCTAAAACTGGTACTCGCCTGCGCGTGCGGGGCAAAGGTCAAATCAACCCCATGACTCAACAACGTGGGGATTTATACTTAAAAGTTGAACTTCAGCCGCACTCGTTCTTCCAAATGGAAGGCGATAACTTGATGTGCGAAGTGGCAATCACACCAGATGAAGCTACTTTGGGAGCATCTATTGATGTACCCACTCCGGATGGTTCAGTTAATGTCAAGCTACCAGCAGGGGTGCGTTCTGGTCAATCTCTGCGTTTACGTGGCAAAGGTTGGCCTCTGGCCAAGGGTGGACGCGGCGATCAGTTAGTGAAGGTGGCGATCGTTCCACCAAAAGACCTCAGCCAACAAGAGCGGGAATATTATGAAAAAATCCGCGCTATACGTACTTATAATCCCCGTAGTCATTTGAACCAAGTCAGGCTGTGA
- a CDS encoding AAA family ATPase, translated as MSTTSNHSSLFTSYSALSTQHSALILLIGLPGSGKSTLTKQLLAECPQMSLISTDVIRGQLFGSQAVQGPWLLIWREIERQFQQAISTENTAIFDATNAQRRHRREVIALARNLGFSQITGIWVDTPVWLCLARNKRRSRQVPEEIILRMHRQLRDAPPSLEEGLDNLIRLSEKSEYGNCDRLVSENHT; from the coding sequence ATGAGTACAACATCTAATCACTCCTCACTCTTCACTTCTTACTCAGCACTCAGCACTCAGCACTCAGCACTCATATTACTGATTGGTCTTCCAGGTAGCGGTAAGTCAACTTTGACAAAACAATTACTGGCAGAATGCCCCCAGATGTCGCTGATTTCTACGGATGTCATCCGGGGGCAACTGTTTGGTTCCCAAGCCGTTCAGGGACCGTGGCTGCTGATTTGGCGCGAAATTGAGCGGCAATTTCAGCAAGCTATTTCCACCGAAAATACAGCTATTTTCGACGCCACCAACGCCCAGCGCCGCCATCGTCGTGAGGTCATTGCTTTAGCTCGTAATTTGGGCTTTAGCCAGATTACGGGAATTTGGGTTGACACACCAGTTTGGCTGTGTTTGGCACGTAATAAAAGGCGATCGCGTCAGGTTCCAGAAGAAATTATTTTGCGGATGCACCGTCAACTCCGGGATGCTCCCCCAAGCCTAGAAGAAGGACTAGATAACCTGATCCGCTTATCAGAAAAATCAGAGTACGGAAATTGCGATCGCTTGGTGAGCGAGAACCACACTTGA
- a CDS encoding glucose-1-phosphate adenylyltransferase, translating to MKKVLSIILGGGAGTRLYPLTKLRAKPAVPVAGKYRLIDIPVSNCINSEIFKIYVLTQFNSASLNRHIARTYNFTGFNEGFVEVLAAQQTPENPNWFQGTADAVRQYLWLMEEWDVEEYLILSGDHLYRMDYRHFIQRHRETGADITLSVIPIDERRASDFGLMKIDDSGRVIDFSEKPKGEALTQMQVDTSVLGLSKEQAKQQPYIASMGIYVFKKEVLFKLLREGTERTDFGKEIIPDASKDYNVQAYLFDDYWEDIGTIEAFYHANLALTQQPLPPFSFYDEKAPIYTRARYLPPSKLLDCQVTESIIGEGCILKNCRIQHSVLGVRSRIESGCVIEESLIMGADFYQPSVERQCNVEKGDVPVGIGTDSIIRGAIIDKNASIGHDVKIINKDNVQEAERENQGFYIRSGIVVVLKNAVIPDGTII from the coding sequence GTGAAAAAAGTTTTATCAATCATTCTTGGTGGTGGCGCGGGTACTCGGCTTTACCCGCTAACCAAACTACGCGCTAAACCAGCAGTACCAGTAGCGGGGAAGTACCGCTTAATCGATATCCCTGTCAGTAACTGCATAAATTCCGAAATATTCAAAATCTACGTCCTGACACAATTCAACTCAGCTTCTCTGAATCGTCACATCGCCCGTACCTACAACTTTACTGGCTTCAACGAAGGCTTTGTGGAAGTACTAGCTGCACAACAAACGCCAGAAAACCCTAACTGGTTCCAAGGTACAGCCGATGCAGTGCGTCAGTATCTGTGGTTAATGGAAGAATGGGATGTAGAAGAATATCTAATTCTCTCAGGCGATCACCTCTACCGCATGGATTATCGCCACTTTATCCAGCGCCATAGGGAAACGGGGGCTGATATTACTCTCTCAGTCATCCCCATCGATGAGCGCCGCGCCTCAGATTTTGGTTTGATGAAAATCGATGACTCCGGTAGGGTAATTGATTTTAGCGAAAAACCTAAAGGCGAAGCATTAACCCAAATGCAAGTTGATACAAGTGTACTGGGATTATCAAAAGAACAAGCCAAGCAACAGCCTTACATCGCCTCAATGGGGATTTATGTCTTTAAGAAAGAGGTTTTGTTCAAGTTGTTGAGAGAAGGTACAGAAAGGACTGATTTCGGTAAAGAAATTATTCCAGATGCCTCTAAAGATTACAACGTTCAAGCTTACCTTTTTGATGATTACTGGGAAGATATTGGAACAATTGAAGCATTTTATCATGCTAATTTAGCCTTGACTCAGCAGCCCCTGCCACCTTTTAGTTTCTACGACGAAAAGGCTCCAATTTATACCCGCGCTCGCTACTTACCTCCAAGTAAACTATTAGATTGCCAGGTAACAGAATCAATTATCGGCGAAGGTTGTATTTTGAAAAATTGCCGCATTCAACATTCAGTTTTAGGAGTGCGATCGCGGATTGAATCTGGCTGTGTCATTGAAGAATCTTTGATCATGGGTGCAGATTTTTATCAACCTTCTGTGGAACGCCAATGCAATGTAGAAAAAGGTGACGTTCCTGTAGGTATTGGTACTGACTCGATTATTCGCGGTGCCATCATCGATAAAAACGCCAGCATCGGTCACGATGTCAAAATTATTAATAAAGATAACGTGCAAGAAGCTGAACGGGAAAATCAAGGTTTCTACATCCGCAGTGGCATCGTCGTCGTGCTGAAAAATGCTGTAATTCCTGATGGAACCATCATTTAA
- a CDS encoding S8 family peptidase, whose protein sequence is MRHEKLSPGLLLAFQDYQHEGDQALVTHKRSLGIIAHKSPVKPTKSVVFIYCDPDADLSYLSQYNIEVNQNSGSVRTAFLPLDSLDVLSEEDVIQRIKPSRKLHLRMDTALEKVKLPEFKNKTGLTGKGVIIGIIDSGIDPKHPAFAGRILHIWDQTLPGPGVAEGGYGAEFTGAQLTVSQDTSGHGTHVAGIAAGADASYGGVAPEAELVVVRSDLQDAHIADGVRYIFRIARELGRPAVVNLSLGGHADAHDGSDSLSKVIDAETGPGRIVCCAAGNEGNDNIHGQATIPSGRTRGMRFNVPLNQVGIVWLNAWYAKDSELEVSVRSPNGFVTPFQKIITDGNAAQDYQLPDARVQLATPGPDQANSDHNFFVQIRGIGPSQVMGGVWQLRVRNTSSTDARLDVWTLDDTSSVFFTGKSVKDAVKIGSPGTASSAITVAAYTTKTRYTDIDNQVREMGLELHTISEFSSEGPLRNDGHKPDVAAPGAMIISTLSADANFDRSSMINSKFVVQAGTSMATPFVSGLVALLLQRDPKLDPAAVKDLLRKNSAIPGKPAGTFDDKWGYGVINALNL, encoded by the coding sequence ATGAGACACGAAAAACTTTCTCCCGGACTACTTTTGGCATTTCAAGACTATCAACATGAAGGAGATCAAGCTTTAGTTACACACAAGCGATCGCTTGGCATCATTGCCCACAAAAGTCCAGTCAAACCCACTAAGAGTGTCGTTTTTATCTACTGCGACCCTGATGCAGACTTAAGTTACTTATCACAATATAATATAGAAGTCAATCAAAATTCTGGAAGTGTGCGAACAGCTTTCTTACCATTAGATAGTTTAGATGTCTTATCTGAAGAAGATGTGATTCAGCGAATTAAGCCATCACGCAAACTTCATTTGAGGATGGACACTGCACTAGAAAAAGTCAAACTACCGGAGTTCAAAAATAAAACCGGATTGACTGGTAAAGGAGTAATCATCGGCATTATAGACAGTGGCATTGATCCGAAACACCCCGCCTTTGCTGGACGAATTTTACACATTTGGGATCAAACACTGCCAGGCCCAGGAGTCGCAGAGGGCGGCTATGGGGCTGAATTTACGGGAGCGCAACTGACAGTTTCTCAGGATACTAGCGGTCATGGTACTCACGTTGCTGGAATTGCCGCCGGTGCTGATGCTAGCTATGGCGGTGTCGCACCAGAAGCGGAATTAGTTGTCGTCAGATCAGATTTACAGGATGCCCACATTGCTGATGGCGTCCGCTACATTTTCCGAATTGCTAGAGAGTTGGGACGCCCAGCAGTAGTAAATCTCAGCTTGGGTGGACACGCTGATGCCCATGACGGTAGTGATTCACTTTCAAAAGTCATTGACGCCGAAACTGGCCCTGGAAGAATTGTTTGCTGTGCTGCGGGTAACGAAGGAAACGATAACATTCATGGACAAGCGACGATACCCAGTGGACGCACCCGTGGTATGCGCTTTAATGTTCCTTTGAATCAAGTAGGCATAGTTTGGTTAAACGCTTGGTATGCCAAAGACAGCGAATTGGAAGTGTCTGTACGGAGTCCTAACGGTTTTGTCACCCCCTTCCAAAAAATCATTACTGACGGCAACGCCGCACAAGATTACCAGTTACCAGATGCACGGGTGCAATTAGCGACACCAGGGCCAGATCAAGCCAACAGCGACCATAATTTCTTTGTGCAAATACGTGGTATTGGCCCCTCACAAGTAATGGGAGGTGTTTGGCAGCTACGAGTCCGCAACACTTCTTCTACTGATGCACGTTTAGATGTGTGGACACTAGATGACACTTCGTCAGTGTTTTTCACAGGTAAAAGCGTGAAGGATGCAGTAAAAATTGGTTCACCAGGAACCGCCAGCAGTGCAATTACAGTTGCCGCCTATACAACTAAAACCAGATACACAGATATTGATAACCAAGTGCGAGAAATGGGCTTAGAATTACATACTATTTCGGAATTTAGTAGTGAAGGGCCACTACGGAATGATGGACACAAGCCCGACGTAGCAGCACCAGGAGCAATGATTATTTCCACGCTTTCTGCCGATGCAAATTTTGACCGCTCATCGATGATTAATTCCAAGTTTGTGGTGCAAGCTGGTACTAGTATGGCGACACCGTTTGTGAGTGGGTTAGTGGCACTGCTGTTGCAGCGCGATCCCAAACTTGATCCGGCTGCTGTGAAAGACTTGCTACGTAAAAATAGTGCCATTCCCGGAAAACCCGCAGGCACATTTGATGACAAATGGGGTTATGGAGTGATTAACGCTTTAAATCTGTAA
- a CDS encoding glycoside hydrolase family 13 protein, translated as MQIQTPDWVKHAVFYQIFPDRFARSKKPRKRLLHEARWEDWDAMPTLQGYKGGDLWGIMEGLDYIQDLGVNAIYFTPIFQSASNHRYHTHDYYQVDPMLGGNEAFKELLDAAHQRNIKVVLDGVFNHSSRGFFFFHDVLENGPHSPWVNWFKIEGWPLAPYTGDLPANYGGWAGNRALPEFNHDNPEVREYIMEIAEYWIKFGIDGWRLDVPFEIKTPGFWQEFRDRTKAINPEAYIVGEVWGDSRQWLDGTQFDGVMNYLFTGPTIAFAAGDRVVLEQVQSRDYQPYPPLFAAEYATKIQEVLQLYPWEIQLTQLNLLASHDTARLMTIAGDDIASVELSTLLLLTFPGAPSIYYGDEVGLPGGIDPDSRRGFPLESKWNQEIFNTHRQLIALRQTYPALRTGDYQVLHAQGQLYIFARTLGTEELIIAVNAGTSSATANADIASLRTQPNKLLYGTAEVEWNSEGETQQLSLTVPARSGCILRVG; from the coding sequence ATGCAAATTCAAACACCAGACTGGGTAAAGCACGCTGTTTTCTACCAAATCTTCCCAGATCGCTTTGCTAGAAGTAAAAAGCCGCGCAAACGGCTGTTGCACGAAGCCCGTTGGGAAGATTGGGATGCTATGCCAACCCTCCAGGGTTATAAAGGCGGCGATTTATGGGGCATCATGGAAGGTTTAGACTACATCCAGGATTTGGGGGTTAACGCGATTTACTTCACACCCATTTTTCAATCCGCCAGCAATCATCGCTATCATACCCACGATTATTACCAAGTTGACCCGATGTTAGGGGGCAACGAAGCTTTTAAAGAATTGCTCGATGCAGCCCATCAACGGAATATCAAAGTCGTTCTGGATGGGGTGTTTAACCATTCCAGCCGGGGGTTTTTCTTTTTCCATGACGTTTTAGAGAATGGGCCCCATTCCCCTTGGGTAAATTGGTTCAAAATTGAAGGCTGGCCTTTAGCACCGTACACTGGTGATTTACCTGCCAATTACGGGGGTTGGGCTGGAAATCGTGCTTTGCCAGAATTTAACCACGACAATCCAGAAGTGCGGGAATACATTATGGAGATTGCCGAATATTGGATTAAATTCGGCATCGACGGTTGGCGATTAGATGTACCATTTGAAATAAAAACTCCTGGTTTTTGGCAGGAATTTCGCGATCGCACTAAAGCCATCAATCCCGAAGCTTACATTGTGGGCGAAGTGTGGGGAGATTCCCGCCAGTGGTTGGATGGGACACAATTTGACGGGGTGATGAATTATCTATTTACCGGGCCAACAATTGCCTTTGCAGCTGGCGATCGCGTAGTCTTAGAACAAGTCCAAAGCCGTGACTATCAACCTTATCCACCTTTATTTGCTGCCGAGTACGCCACCAAGATTCAGGAAGTACTGCAACTTTACCCGTGGGAAATTCAGCTAACTCAACTCAATTTACTCGCTAGTCACGATACAGCCCGATTGATGACCATTGCAGGCGACGATATAGCCAGTGTGGAATTGTCAACTCTACTGCTACTCACCTTTCCTGGTGCCCCTAGTATTTACTATGGTGATGAAGTTGGTTTACCTGGTGGCATAGATCCCGACTCGCGCCGTGGCTTTCCTTTAGAGAGTAAATGGAATCAAGAAATTTTCAATACTCATCGTCAATTAATTGCCCTGCGCCAAACTTACCCAGCCCTACGTACAGGCGATTACCAAGTCCTCCATGCTCAAGGACAACTTTATATCTTTGCGCGAACTCTGGGAACAGAGGAGTTGATAATTGCCGTCAACGCTGGTACAAGTTCGGCAACAGCAAATGCAGATATCGCCAGTTTGCGTACTCAACCCAACAAGCTGTTATATGGCACTGCTGAAGTTGAGTGGAATAGTGAAGGAGAAACTCAGCAGTTGTCGTTGACTGTTCCTGCACGCAGTGGGTGCATCCTGAGAGTAGGGTGA
- a CDS encoding fasciclin domain-containing protein, with amino-acid sequence MADLVETAVNAGNFNTLVKAAKAANLIEILKSPGSFTLFAPTDEAFAKLPKGTLDSLLQDIPKLKKIVAYHIVSGDVRSDDLVQINEAETLEGSIVAIESADGKFKVNNANVLKTDILTDNGVIHIIDAVLMPAMVAGK; translated from the coding sequence ATGGCTGACCTTGTGGAAACTGCTGTCAACGCGGGAAACTTCAATACCCTGGTGAAGGCTGCTAAAGCTGCAAATCTCATAGAAATTTTGAAAAGTCCTGGTTCTTTCACACTATTTGCACCAACTGACGAAGCCTTTGCCAAGCTGCCAAAGGGAACTTTAGATTCGTTACTACAAGATATCCCCAAGCTAAAGAAAATTGTGGCGTATCACATCGTTAGCGGGGATGTTCGCTCTGATGACTTAGTACAGATTAATGAGGCAGAGACACTTGAAGGGTCAATTGTAGCCATTGAATCTGCCGACGGTAAATTTAAGGTGAATAACGCCAATGTCCTCAAAACAGATATTCTTACAGACAATGGCGTGATCCATATTATTGATGCGGTGTTGATGCCTGCAATGGTGGCAGGGAAGTAA
- a CDS encoding DNA-directed RNA polymerase subunit omega, producing MLKRSKFETTQSQIMHRSEDLISAASNRYRITVQVANRAKRRRYEDFESNEDAMMKPVLRAIIEMSDELTQPEIIGEL from the coding sequence ATGCTAAAGCGTTCTAAGTTCGAGACAACTCAATCTCAGATTATGCACCGTTCTGAGGATCTGATTAGTGCAGCCTCAAATCGTTACCGCATTACGGTTCAGGTGGCAAATCGTGCTAAACGTCGGCGTTATGAAGACTTTGAAAGTAACGAAGATGCGATGATGAAGCCAGTGCTAAGGGCAATTATTGAAATGTCCGATGAGTTGACTCAGCCAGAAATTATCGGCGAACTATAA
- a CDS encoding DUF1818 family protein: MERVVKSGFGWRIGWNPDAFEFKGLVGTDDWAIELNEAELNDFCRLLAQLADTMKQLATELMEEEKIACEAESDLLWMEVEGYSHAYSLRFILNTGRCVEGKWDASAVPDLLQATGMLKVF; this comes from the coding sequence ATGGAACGCGTTGTCAAAAGCGGATTTGGTTGGCGCATTGGCTGGAACCCTGATGCATTCGAATTTAAAGGTTTAGTCGGTACAGATGATTGGGCAATTGAGTTAAACGAAGCCGAGTTGAATGATTTTTGCCGTCTATTAGCCCAGCTAGCAGACACCATGAAGCAACTCGCAACTGAATTAATGGAGGAGGAAAAAATTGCTTGTGAAGCCGAAAGCGATTTATTATGGATGGAGGTGGAAGGCTATTCTCATGCTTACAGTTTGCGCTTCATCTTGAATACAGGGCGATGTGTAGAAGGTAAATGGGATGCTTCTGCTGTTCCAGATTTACTGCAAGCTACTGGGATGCTGAAGGTTTTTTAA
- a CDS encoding CopG family transcriptional regulator, whose protein sequence is MVNKKWAVKRLTVNLTSTEAQKLEEYCAKTGRPATDVIRELLRSLEVQNAEVCEKPPYSEVSELARLQK, encoded by the coding sequence ATGGTCAATAAAAAATGGGCTGTCAAACGACTGACAGTAAATCTTACATCAACAGAAGCGCAGAAACTAGAAGAATACTGTGCAAAAACAGGAAGACCCGCTACTGATGTGATTCGGGAATTGCTGCGTTCTTTAGAGGTTCAGAATGCGGAAGTATGTGAAAAGCCGCCATATTCTGAAGTTTCGGAATTAGCTAGGCTTCAAAAATAA